The following are encoded in a window of Nakamurella sp. A5-74 genomic DNA:
- a CDS encoding cupin domain-containing protein, which produces MLKMSLTALARHQLELAHRASSGRSASTVFGGHEHQLRQTLIALAAGQAMSEHENPGEATLQVLVGRVRLMAGKDSWVGLPGDLLIIPDSRHSLEALDAAAVLLTVVKRTS; this is translated from the coding sequence ATGCTGAAGATGTCCCTCACCGCGCTGGCGCGTCACCAGCTGGAGCTTGCCCACCGCGCGTCCAGTGGCCGTAGCGCATCCACGGTGTTCGGCGGGCACGAGCATCAACTCCGACAGACCCTGATTGCGTTGGCCGCGGGTCAAGCGATGAGTGAGCACGAGAATCCCGGCGAAGCCACGCTGCAGGTTCTCGTCGGCCGAGTACGCCTCATGGCCGGCAAGGACTCCTGGGTCGGTTTGCCCGGGGATCTGCTGATCATTCCGGATTCTCGTCACAGCTTGGAAGCATTGGATGCCGCCGCTGTACTGCTGACGGTGGTGAAGCGGACGTCGTAA
- a CDS encoding RNA polymerase sigma factor has translation MYRLALAMTGNSHVAEDISHDLLLKLWSAQPATELTWPYIRAAVANAVYDQHRRSTDRLRILRTNADELGSASDPTTDRDIEASIDVQRALARLPGTHRLVIVLHYLEDLPFHEVAAILQRPPGTIRRIGREAVGQLTRDLTPTEREN, from the coding sequence ATGTACCGCCTCGCCCTGGCCATGACCGGTAACAGCCACGTCGCTGAGGACATCAGCCACGACCTGCTCCTCAAGCTGTGGAGCGCGCAACCCGCGACCGAGCTGACGTGGCCCTACATTCGTGCCGCCGTCGCGAACGCCGTGTACGACCAGCACCGCCGTTCCACCGACCGGCTCCGAATCCTGCGCACGAACGCCGACGAACTCGGATCGGCCAGTGACCCCACCACGGACCGCGACATCGAAGCGAGCATCGATGTGCAACGCGCACTCGCTCGGCTGCCCGGCACCCACCGACTGGTGATCGTGCTGCACTACCTCGAGGATCTGCCGTTCCATGAAGTGGCCGCGATCCTGCAGCGGCCGCCTGGGACGATCCGGCGCATCGGACGCGAAGCAGTCGGGCAACTCACCCGCGACCTCACCCCCACGGAACGGGAGAACTGA
- a CDS encoding helix-turn-helix domain-containing protein encodes MELIGGRWSYPILRELMLGPKRFGALLESVRGITPAVLTSRLRELSQSGLICQKDELDPAALHAYALTDWALTLAPILRELGRWAQSSPVRSTEGGLTPDAAVQAMITLAAGTAPSAPVRLELRLTDDRVASGGEHTYGIEWSRSAFRGERGPLADAPAVVRCDSSTWAQVLFAGLPLSASGAVTSGDEATIAVLIDTFRTRIAATAEDSRHARDTRLG; translated from the coding sequence ATGGAACTGATCGGCGGGCGGTGGTCCTACCCGATCCTGCGTGAGCTGATGTTGGGCCCCAAGAGGTTCGGCGCCCTGCTCGAGTCAGTGCGTGGTATCACGCCTGCCGTATTGACCAGCCGCCTGCGCGAGTTGTCGCAGTCCGGACTGATCTGTCAGAAGGACGAGTTGGACCCCGCCGCGTTGCACGCCTACGCGCTGACGGACTGGGCGCTCACACTCGCGCCGATCCTGCGTGAGCTCGGCAGGTGGGCTCAGTCCTCACCCGTGCGCAGCACCGAAGGCGGCCTCACCCCCGACGCCGCCGTACAGGCGATGATCACCCTGGCCGCCGGCACCGCCCCGAGCGCGCCCGTGCGGCTCGAACTGCGTCTGACTGACGACCGGGTTGCGTCCGGCGGTGAGCACACGTATGGGATCGAGTGGAGCAGGTCCGCCTTCAGGGGTGAGCGCGGGCCGCTCGCTGACGCGCCGGCCGTGGTGCGCTGTGACTCCAGCACCTGGGCTCAGGTGCTGTTTGCCGGGCTACCTCTCAGCGCGAGCGGGGCTGTCACGAGCGGCGACGAGGCCACGATTGCGGTCCTCATCGACACTTTCCGCACCCGCATTGCCGCTACCGCTGAAGACTCCCGTCACGCCCGAGACACGCGGTTGGGTTGA
- a CDS encoding zf-HC2 domain-containing protein — MLQSYLDGEVDDRTAAIVNSHLEFCRRCGLEASTHRAIKTVIASIGPGEVDAAAVSLLRAFVSDLEAPEDGRDRRAASRDTSVRNPNVRTHSPKRVRARQMSAPPRLGSATERIDPQ, encoded by the coding sequence GTGCTGCAGAGCTACCTGGACGGGGAGGTCGACGACCGGACCGCGGCGATCGTGAACTCCCACTTGGAATTCTGCCGGCGTTGCGGCCTTGAGGCCAGCACCCACCGGGCGATCAAGACGGTCATCGCCTCCATCGGACCGGGCGAGGTCGACGCGGCCGCCGTCAGCCTACTGCGGGCGTTCGTCTCCGACCTGGAGGCTCCGGAGGACGGCCGTGACCGGCGAGCGGCGTCCCGAGACACGTCGGTCCGCAACCCGAACGTCCGTACCCACTCGCCGAAACGGGTGAGGGCCCGACAGATGTCCGCCCCGCCTCGGCTCGGCTCTGCAACCGAAAGGATTGATCCCCAATGA
- a CDS encoding alpha/beta hydrolase codes for MITRPSIRRLARSALVAAAVPLTILATSVSASASPGDTVSSNDTVRQFGVSFTVQNVNRSAIECAADGKTYTVRGHITAPVQSFTDPQAVTVLLHGLSYGEFFGNFDAVPGYNFAESQAMSGHTTVTIDRLGYGSSGKPAGKDICFGSRADIAHQIVQQLRAGSYTVDGIQSPKFRQVVLAGHSVGGLIAQAEAYSFGDIDGLMVLSYSDTDVSPAAKGALAVATQECQAGGQKQDGTTGPEGYVYFGAQTPEKFIEAHFYVNNADPSVVDATAGLRSRDPCGDVLSYKTAAATNLKNLSKISVPTLVLIGGADAIYPVTADKQAGLLTGSTDVTAVTIPLTGHAVALHRTADLFSSDVAGWLAKHDFGGWAMPVGAPNTGGGSTAAQGPAGDTGRAVLLTTGMLSILAAAAVLFRRRAHR; via the coding sequence ATGATCACTCGCCCATCCATCCGTCGATTGGCCCGGTCCGCGCTCGTTGCGGCAGCGGTGCCCCTGACCATCCTGGCCACCAGTGTCTCCGCGTCGGCCTCTCCGGGAGACACCGTCTCGAGCAACGACACCGTTCGCCAGTTCGGGGTGTCGTTCACCGTGCAGAACGTCAACCGTTCCGCCATCGAGTGCGCGGCGGACGGCAAGACGTACACGGTGCGGGGTCACATCACCGCGCCGGTCCAGTCGTTCACCGATCCGCAGGCTGTCACCGTGTTGCTGCACGGTCTGAGTTACGGGGAGTTCTTCGGGAATTTCGACGCGGTGCCCGGCTACAACTTCGCCGAGAGCCAGGCGATGTCAGGTCACACCACCGTCACCATCGACCGTCTCGGCTACGGCAGCAGCGGCAAACCTGCCGGCAAGGACATCTGTTTCGGGTCCCGGGCGGACATCGCCCACCAGATCGTGCAGCAGCTGCGGGCCGGTTCCTACACCGTCGACGGGATCCAGAGCCCGAAGTTCCGGCAGGTCGTGCTGGCAGGACACTCGGTCGGCGGCCTGATCGCGCAGGCTGAGGCGTACAGCTTCGGCGACATCGATGGGTTGATGGTGTTGTCGTACTCCGACACCGACGTGAGTCCCGCAGCCAAGGGCGCACTGGCCGTAGCCACCCAGGAGTGCCAAGCGGGCGGCCAGAAACAGGACGGCACCACCGGCCCTGAGGGTTACGTCTACTTCGGCGCGCAGACCCCGGAGAAATTCATCGAAGCGCACTTCTACGTCAACAACGCGGATCCGTCCGTCGTCGACGCGACCGCCGGCCTGCGGAGCCGCGACCCCTGCGGCGACGTGCTGTCGTACAAGACGGCCGCAGCCACCAACCTGAAGAACCTGTCGAAGATCAGCGTTCCGACTCTCGTGTTGATCGGTGGCGCCGACGCGATCTATCCCGTCACCGCCGACAAACAGGCTGGGCTGCTGACCGGCAGCACCGACGTCACTGCTGTCACCATCCCGTTGACCGGCCACGCTGTGGCGCTGCATCGCACTGCGGATCTGTTCTCTTCCGACGTCGCGGGATGGCTCGCCAAGCACGACTTCGGTGGCTGGGCGATGCCCGTCGGCGCCCCGAACACCGGAGGCGGCAGTACCGCCGCGCAGGGCCCTGCCGGTGACACCGGGCGGGCCGTCCTGCTGACCACCGGTATGTTGTCGATCCTTGCGGCTGCGGCCGTGCTGTTCCGGCGCCGCGCACACCGGTGA
- a CDS encoding haloacid dehalogenase type II: protein MTVRPLVVVFDVNETLSDLGPMGGRFTEVGAPPELSRVWFAGVLRDGFALTAVGACEPFAMLAADSLRTVLHGVPLNRDVDAAVDHVMGGFAELRVHPDVPDGIRALRAAGHRLVTLTNGAVQVADRLLTGAGVRDEFERLLSVDDAGVWKPAEGAYAYAARTCGVEPAEMLLVAVHPWDIDGARRAGLQAAWVNRTGTPYPSCFTAPTMTVSGLDDLARRIRT, encoded by the coding sequence ATGACCGTTCGACCGTTGGTTGTGGTGTTCGATGTCAACGAGACCCTGTCGGACCTGGGCCCGATGGGTGGCCGCTTCACCGAGGTGGGCGCGCCGCCGGAGCTGTCGCGGGTGTGGTTCGCCGGGGTGTTGCGGGACGGGTTCGCACTGACCGCCGTCGGAGCGTGTGAGCCATTCGCGATGCTGGCCGCCGATAGTCTCCGGACGGTGCTGCACGGGGTCCCGCTGAACCGGGATGTGGACGCCGCCGTCGACCACGTCATGGGTGGGTTCGCCGAGCTGCGTGTACATCCGGACGTGCCGGACGGGATCCGCGCACTCCGCGCCGCGGGCCACCGGCTGGTCACGTTGACCAACGGCGCCGTTCAGGTCGCCGACCGGTTGTTGACCGGTGCCGGAGTGCGGGACGAGTTCGAAAGGCTGCTCTCGGTGGACGATGCCGGCGTGTGGAAGCCGGCCGAAGGGGCGTACGCATACGCGGCGCGGACGTGCGGGGTGGAGCCCGCGGAGATGCTGCTCGTCGCGGTGCACCCGTGGGACATCGATGGTGCTCGGCGCGCCGGGTTGCAGGCGGCCTGGGTCAACCGCACGGGGACGCCGTACCCGAGCTGTTTCACCGCTCCGACGATGACCGTGTCGGGGCTGGACGACCTCGCCCGCCGGATCAGGACCTGA
- a CDS encoding DUF899 family protein, whose amino-acid sequence MTSRRLPLEPVLARVLPPIADRGTWQSELDTLLIREKAHTREGDAIAAARRRLPMVAVPATTTVVGAAGEIPILDAFEGRRMLIAYFHMWHDGQPWPDQCEGCTFCASQMQRPEYLHSRDITLAIFSEGTYEESSPYAEFLGHITPWYSARESPELIAGRHFGFHACYLRDDDGGVYETYWTTGRGAETQLWSYGLMDLTAFGRQEPWEDSPDGWPRLPRGQHQWRTDGRPTAHWAVIDAGSVSPEAPGRP is encoded by the coding sequence ATGACCTCCCGCCGGCTGCCGCTCGAACCCGTGCTCGCGCGCGTGCTGCCACCGATCGCTGACCGCGGTACATGGCAGAGCGAGCTGGATACGCTGCTGATCCGCGAAAAGGCGCACACCCGTGAGGGTGACGCGATCGCCGCTGCACGTCGCCGACTCCCCATGGTCGCAGTACCCGCGACCACGACAGTCGTCGGCGCCGCCGGAGAGATCCCCATCCTCGACGCGTTCGAAGGACGCCGGATGCTCATCGCGTACTTCCACATGTGGCACGACGGCCAACCCTGGCCGGACCAGTGCGAAGGATGCACATTCTGTGCCTCACAGATGCAGCGACCCGAATACCTGCACTCGCGCGACATCACGCTCGCCATCTTCAGCGAGGGAACCTACGAGGAGAGCAGTCCTTACGCCGAATTCCTCGGCCACATCACACCCTGGTACTCCGCCCGCGAATCCCCTGAACTCATCGCCGGCCGCCACTTCGGATTCCATGCCTGTTACCTACGCGACGACGACGGCGGAGTCTACGAGACGTATTGGACGACAGGACGAGGCGCAGAAACCCAGCTGTGGAGCTACGGGCTGATGGATCTCACCGCGTTCGGCCGACAGGAACCCTGGGAGGACAGCCCTGACGGCTGGCCGCGTCTACCCCGGGGCCAACACCAGTGGCGGACCGACGGAAGGCCAACGGCGCACTGGGCCGTCATCGACGCCGGCTCTGTCTCGCCCGAGGCGCCTGGGCGCCCCTGA
- a CDS encoding class I SAM-dependent methyltransferase yields MPAAEQERFESFVRSSDQSMWSTAALIMGIRGFGSPEARAAAAEVLRILDLETSSDLGPLDPDVVASQATASMIQVAALLGGEEQLWASQSDEALLAQGRASAQGAAQLARQGLMLPGLAEALGIVDHPRVLDVGTGVGAMAVFWAEQYPHIAVVGIDVLPRVLALAAANVSASTAGGRVILREQDVSTLDETDTYAFAWMPAPFIPEQALREGVRRVVDALVPGGWLTLGHGKFSGDPLEDALNRFKTISYGGTALDNDQASQLLLNGGLSEITSAPTPPGFPAFTIGRKAVKG; encoded by the coding sequence ATGCCGGCGGCCGAACAGGAGCGTTTCGAAAGCTTCGTGCGCTCCTCCGACCAGTCGATGTGGTCGACAGCGGCGCTGATCATGGGGATCCGCGGCTTCGGCTCCCCCGAGGCGCGGGCGGCGGCCGCGGAGGTGCTTCGGATCCTGGACCTCGAGACGTCCTCCGATCTCGGGCCCCTGGATCCCGACGTCGTGGCCTCACAAGCGACCGCATCCATGATTCAGGTCGCTGCACTCCTCGGGGGCGAGGAGCAGCTGTGGGCGAGCCAGTCCGACGAGGCCCTGCTCGCGCAGGGGAGAGCCAGCGCCCAAGGAGCCGCACAGTTGGCACGGCAAGGCCTGATGCTGCCGGGGTTGGCGGAAGCCTTGGGCATCGTTGACCATCCGCGGGTGCTCGATGTCGGCACCGGCGTCGGGGCGATGGCGGTGTTCTGGGCTGAGCAGTACCCGCACATCGCGGTGGTAGGCATCGACGTCCTCCCCCGAGTGCTCGCGCTGGCTGCGGCCAACGTGAGCGCGAGCACGGCCGGGGGCCGAGTCATCCTTCGGGAGCAGGACGTCAGCACGTTGGATGAAACGGACACGTACGCGTTCGCTTGGATGCCCGCACCGTTCATCCCCGAGCAAGCCCTTCGCGAGGGCGTCCGGAGAGTCGTCGACGCGTTGGTCCCCGGCGGCTGGTTGACGCTGGGGCACGGCAAGTTCTCGGGTGACCCCCTTGAGGACGCACTGAACCGCTTCAAGACCATCTCCTACGGGGGAACGGCCCTGGACAACGACCAGGCAAGTCAGCTTCTACTCAACGGCGGACTCAGCGAGATCACTTCCGCCCCGACTCCGCCGGGCTTCCCTGCCTTCACCATTGGACGAAAGGCCGTCAAGGGCTGA
- a CDS encoding alpha/beta hydrolase — protein sequence MSGEVSRTSVSADGSRIAWTQQGEGPAIVMVGGVMSSRSRPQQPGLASALSSHYRVLSYDRRGTGESRTEQPYSVEREFEDLNCMLGLVGPGASVYGFSSGATLALLAADAGVGGSQLLLIEPPLVSDPDLGPLEEAERRLHTDRATAREWFDVEITGIPAEIRAQFSPLTDEDIENASTMLHELRFLPGTTARQFAALRTPALLMASDHTAPNLLDWARELGDALPDVDLRILPGQWHGIADDVIVETIDDFLESRTTSRTAGRTTPQATR from the coding sequence ATGAGTGGTGAAGTGTCCCGGACATCGGTGTCGGCCGATGGCTCCCGGATCGCATGGACGCAGCAAGGTGAGGGCCCCGCGATCGTCATGGTCGGCGGTGTTATGTCGTCGCGGTCACGCCCGCAACAGCCTGGGCTGGCCAGCGCCCTGTCGAGTCACTACCGCGTCCTGTCCTACGACCGCCGGGGCACCGGCGAATCCCGAACCGAGCAGCCCTACTCGGTGGAGCGGGAATTCGAGGATCTGAACTGCATGCTCGGTCTCGTCGGCCCGGGCGCCTCGGTCTACGGGTTCTCCTCAGGCGCCACGCTTGCACTCCTGGCCGCGGACGCGGGTGTGGGTGGCTCACAGCTGCTGCTGATCGAGCCACCGCTGGTATCCGATCCCGACCTGGGACCGCTGGAGGAGGCCGAACGCAGGCTGCACACAGATCGAGCCACGGCCCGCGAGTGGTTCGACGTGGAGATCACCGGCATCCCCGCGGAGATCCGAGCCCAGTTCTCGCCCCTCACCGACGAGGACATCGAGAACGCGTCCACGATGCTGCATGAGCTGAGGTTCTTGCCGGGCACCACGGCACGACAATTCGCTGCGCTACGGACGCCTGCCCTGCTCATGGCCAGCGATCACACCGCGCCCAATCTGCTCGACTGGGCTCGCGAGCTCGGCGACGCCCTGCCCGACGTCGACCTGCGCATCCTTCCGGGCCAATGGCACGGCATCGCCGACGACGTGATCGTCGAGACGATCGATGACTTCCTGGAGTCCCGCACGACGAGCAGGACAGCGGGACGAACGACACCGCAGGCAACGCGATGA